Proteins co-encoded in one Streptomyces sp. SLBN-31 genomic window:
- a CDS encoding TetR/AcrR family transcriptional regulator produces the protein MKPVPHATSLRRAPVQRRSAERLTRILDACADLLDEVGYDALSTRAVALRAGVPIGSVYRFFGNKRQMADALAQRNLERFTEHVTERLKGSGEGGWRTAMDAVLDEYLSMKRTAPGFSLVDFGNQIPVGARDAEPNHRVADRLTELLSGYLDREPDEDLRRSFLIAVETADTLVHLAFRMAPEGDAKIIEEAREMLRAYLARVLD, from the coding sequence CCACGCGACATCGCTACGCCGAGCGCCCGTGCAGCGGCGCAGCGCCGAACGGCTCACCAGGATTCTCGACGCCTGCGCCGACCTCCTCGACGAGGTCGGCTACGACGCCCTCAGTACCCGGGCCGTCGCCCTGCGCGCCGGTGTCCCCATCGGCTCGGTCTACCGCTTCTTCGGCAACAAGCGGCAGATGGCCGACGCCCTGGCCCAGCGCAACCTCGAACGCTTCACGGAGCACGTCACCGAGCGCCTGAAGGGCTCCGGTGAGGGCGGCTGGCGCACCGCGATGGATGCCGTCCTCGACGAGTACCTGTCCATGAAACGCACCGCGCCCGGCTTCTCCCTCGTCGACTTCGGCAACCAGATCCCGGTCGGCGCCCGCGACGCCGAACCCAACCACCGCGTCGCCGACCGCCTCACCGAACTGCTCTCCGGCTATCTCGACCGCGAGCCGGACGAGGACCTGCGCCGCAGCTTCCTCATAGCCGTCGAAACCGCCGACACCCTGGTCCACCTGGCCTTCAGGATGGCACCGGAGGGGGACGCGAAGATCATCGAGGAGGCACGCGAGATGCTGCGGGCCTATCTGGCGCGGGTGCTGGACTGA